The genomic window CTTTATTTTATAATAAAATAATATTAAAATAATATAAATAAATTATTTTTTTAATTTTAATATTTTATTTTTATTTTGTTTATTTTTTTTACGACATAAAATAAAAAAATTATTTAATTTTTGAATACATTTTTCCTTTAATACACCTGAAACAATTTCTATTTTATGATGAATATTAGGATTATGTAAAATATTTATTAAAGAATCTACAGCACCATTTTTTTGATTAGATGCACCATACACTAATCTATTAATTCTACTGTGTATTACTGCACCTGAACACATAATACAAGGTTCTAATGTAGAATACAATGTAGTATTTAATAATCTATAATTTTTTAAAATTTTAGCACCATGACGTAATGCTACAATTTCTGCATGAGCAATTGGATCATTATTTTTAATTGATTGATTCCAACCTTTACCAATAATTTTATTATTTAATACTAATAATGCACCTACTGGTATTTCACCTTCTTTTTGAGCATATTGAGCTAATTTTAATGCTATATTTATCCAATATGAATCACTATATTTAATCATTATTAATATTCTTAAAAATTTAATTTAATTATTATTTTATAATTAAATTTATTATAAAAACATATTATTATATTAATTTTTAATTATACTTATAAAATATTATACAATAAATTTATTAATTTATTTTATAATAATTATTTAATATATATTAAAATATTAATCAATTATTTAATTTTAATATATAACATATTTATACATTACACTTAAGTATTAAATTAATAATTAAATTAAGAATATATTATTAATTACAATTAATTTTATGATTAATTAATTATTATTTTAAAATTAATAATATTCAATATACTTTTTATACAAATTTAAATTTAAGTATTTCAAAATATTACAATTATTGAAATATTAAATTATTTTATATTTTTATAAAATTTTATTATAAAATAATATTTTTTTATTATAGATATAGAAGTTATTTTTATTATAATATAATAAAAAATTTAATAATATTTTTTTTATATAAATAATTTTATATTTTATAAAATTATTAATAATTTATATAGAATAATTTGTAATTTTTTCTATATTATTTTTTTTAATAAAAGTAACTTTTACTATCGAATAGTGTATCCAAACTTTACCTAATGCTAATTCTGGTGAAGAAACAGCAAAAGATAATGGCATAAATGACTTTAATAATAAAGAATATTGATCATTACAATAACCATAACGACGTTGACCACTAACATACAAATGACGTGGTAAACGTCGTAATCTATGAGATAAAATATTTTTTTTATTATAAGTATTATTGTAACTTAAAACATTTTTTACTTGAGATATTAAAGTTTTTGATAAGACTTGATGATTTTTTTCTAAATTTATTAATTTAATTTTTTTTATTTTTTTTGTTGGTTCTTTTGATATTAAAAGTTCTTTTTCAATATAATCTATTTTTTTATCAGATGATTTAATATAAATTTTATTTTTTACAAGATTACATTTGTTATATAACATATTTTGATTATTATATTTTTTAAATATATTAATATTATCTAAATTAATAATTTTTTTTAAATTTTGAATTTTTTTTTCTCGCGAATGATAATATTTTTTAGAATATTTTTTAATATTTCTTTTTTCATTATTAGAAATTATTCTAATATCATTAGATATTATTTTTTTAATAATAAATGTATTTTCTAATTTTCTATTATAATTAAAATTTAATTTATTATTATATTTTTTTAATTGATTATTTATATTATTTTTATTTTTTTTACTATATTTTGTTTTATAAAAATCATCTGAATTTTGATTAAATAATTTTGATTTTTTACAAATTTTTCCTATCTGAGAAGATATATTATTTGTTTTTTCTTTTAAAATAATAGAATTTATATCAATAGTTAATAATGATTTTATACTAGTGATAAAACGACTTAATAAATTAGGTTCATTATTAGAAGCTTTTAATTTTAAATAAGTAGTAATAGATTTATTTTTAGATAATGAAATATTTGTAATTAACGGTAATGAAGATAAAACTGATTTTTTAGGACGTTTATATTCTTGAGAAATATCTTCTAATGATTTCATAATTTCTTCTTCATATAATTTTGGTAACATATAACTAAGAGTAGTAGTTTGATCTCCTTTACGAACACGTAATATAGAATATTGTGGAGTTTGCATTTGATCATTAGGGACAATAATTGCTTTAACACCAGCTTGACATTTTTCAATTGCACTAATTGTATCACGTTTTTCATTTAATAAATAAGAAGCTACCTGAACAGGTACAATAGCATGAACTTCTTTTGTATTTTCTTTAAGAGCTTCTTCTTCAATTAAACGCAAAATAGAAAGCGATAACGATTCATTATCACGAACAATACCAGTACCGTTACATCTTGGACAAACATGATGACTAGATTCACCTAAAGATGGACTAAGACGTTGACGTGACATTTCAAGAAGACCAAAACGAGAAATACAACCAATTTGAATACGTGCACGATCTTGACGTACTAATTCACGTAAACGATTTTCTACTTCACGTTGATGATGCAATGGAGTCATATCTATAAAATCAATTACTATTAATCCACCAATATCACGTAAACGTAATTGACGAGAAATTTCATCTACTGCCTCTAAATTAGTATTAAACGCAGTTTCTTCAATATCTCCACCACGAGTAGCACGTGAAGAATTAATATCAATAGCATTTAATGCTTCAGTACTATCAATTACAATTGAACCACCAGAAGGTAAACGGACTTCACGTTGAAAAGCTGATTCAATTTGTGATTCAATTTGAAAATGACTAAACAAAGGGACTTCACTATTATATAATTTTATTTTACTGCTAAAATCTGGACGACCAAGAATAGCAATATATTCTTTAGCTAAATTAAGAATTTTAGGATTATCTATTATAATTTCACCAATATCTGGACGTAAATAATCACGAAATGCACGTATAATAACATTACTTTCTTGATGTATTAAAAATGATGCAGAACGACTTTTAGCAACTTTTTTTATTGTATCCCAATGTTTAAGTCGAAAAGAAAGATCCCATTGTAAAGCATCAATAGATTTACCAACACCAGCAGTTCGAACAATTAAACTCATACCTTCTGGTAAATGTAAAGAAGAAAGTATTTCTTTTAATTCAATTCTATCATCACCAATAATACGACGAGAAATACCACCAGCTCTAGGATTATTTGGCATTAAAACTAAATAACTACCTGCTAAACTAATAAAAGTAGTTAATGCAGCACCTTTATTTCCACGTTCTTCCTTATCTACTTGAACAATAACTTCTTGTCCTTCATATACAGCGTCTTTAATGGTTGGACGATTATGTAAAGAATAATGATTTAAAAAATATTCATGTGCAATTTCTTTTAATGGCAAAAAACCATGTCGTTCTTCACTATAATCTACAAATGCTGCTTCAAGACTAGGTTCAATACGAATAATTTTGCCTTTATAAATATTTGCTTTTTTTTGTTCATAACCTGAACTTTCAATATTTAAATCATATAAACATTGCCCATCTACAAGAGCAATACGTAACTCTTCTTGTTGAGTTGCGTTAATCAACATTCTTTTCATCTTAACTTACTCATTATTTTTATATAATCAAAAAAAACTGCAGGCAAAATAATAATTTTTTGGATTAATATAAAAACCCAAAATTTTTTACAAAGATCTTAACTTTACAGTTATAATTTACATAATGGTAAATTATTTTAATAAATTTTGCTTAATTTATGAAGAAAGTACTCTGTCTTTTTTTAAGAAATAAATTTTGATTAACGCTAATAAATATTATAATATTTATTATTACAATTAAAATTAATTAATTATATAATTTTTAATTATGTTTTATAGTATTATTTTATATAATTAAATAAATTTATTATTTAACTTTAAAATTAAAATTAATATCAAAATAAAATATAACATTTTATTATTATTTTTTTATATAAAATTAACTTTTATTAATATATTTAAAGATAATAACTTTTTATATAAATATATTTTATTCTTAATTATTAAATATTATTAAAATTATAAAATAATTTATTATAAAATATAACACTATTAAAATATTTATTTAACATTTTATTTTATGAACATTAATAATATCAAAACACAAATCATTACTATTTCTGATAATGCAGTTAATCAAAGAATTGATAATTTTTTATTTACTTATCTGAAATATATACCTAAAAGTAGAATATATCGACTTATACGAAAAGGTAAAATACGTGTAAATAAAAAACGTATTAAAATAAATTATAAATTATTTATAAATGATATGGTACGTATACCACCTCTTTATTTAATTAATAAAAAAAAAATATCTTTATCTATTAAATTAGATAAAATAAGTTCATTAACTAATTACATCTTATATGAAGATAATCATTTATTAATTATAAATAAACCTTCTGGTACTGCAGTACATGGTGGAAGTGGATTAAAATTTGGTATTATTGAAGGATTACGCGCACTAAGACCAAAATCTCATTTTTTAGAATTAGTACATCGTTTAGATCGTGATACATCTGGTATTTTATTAATTGCTAAAAAACGTTCTGCATTACGTTTTTTACATGAACAACTTCGCATGAAAAAAATAAAAAAAAATTATTTAGCATTAGTAATAGGTAAATGGGAATCTCAATGTAAAACAATTAAAGTACCATTATTAAAAAAAAATTCCAAAAATGGTAAATGGATTGTTTATGTGAATAAACAAGGTAAAATATCAGAAACACATTTTAATATCGAAACATCTTATAAATTTGCTACTTTAATAAAAGCAACTCCTATTACTGGACGTACTCATCAAATTAGAGTTCATGCTCAATATGCTGGTCATCCAATTGCATTTGATAATCGTTATGGTAATTATGAATATGATAAAAAGTTATTCGGTATTGATTTAAAAAGAATTTTTTTACATGCTTATTCATTACATTTTAAACATCCTAATACTGGAAAAATGATGTATATTAAAGCAAAAATAGATAAAATACTTTTTAATTTTTTACAAAAAATAAATAATATAAATTAATAATGTTATTTATTTTATTTTATATTATAAATATAATTTTTTATTTAAAATAATTATATTATAATACTATAAATATTAATAATATTAAACATTATTTTTATAATATTTTATTTAATTTTATAAAATAAAAAAATATTAAATGTTAATTACTTAAAATTTATATATATAATACTATTCATTTAATATATAAAATAATTTTAATAATTATATTTTAATTCATATTTTTTTAAAAAAATAATTAACTTTAATTTAATTATTATATTTATTTTATTATATTTTTATAAAATATTTTAGTAATTTATATTTAATTAAAATTTATAATAAAATATATTTTATATAAAAATTTTTATTAATATAATTAAGTAATATTATTAAATTTATAATAAAATAATAAAATAAATAAAACAAAAATATTTAAATTAAAATATTTAATTATTTTTATATTTTTTTTATAAAAAAAATAAAATATATTAATAAATATTTTTATATTTTTATATAAAATTCAATTATAATCTTATATATTTTAAATCTTTTAAATAAAACAAATATATATTAATTTATTTTAACATTAATATATGTAATATTTTACATTTTTATAAAAAATTTATGAATAATATTATAAAACAAGTTACTTTTTATTTACTTCAAAACAATAAAATAATAAATAAACTTAATACATATGAAGCTTTAGCTTGTGATATAGCTTCAAAATATTGGCGTTCTGGAAAACGATCATTAATTATATGTAATAATGAAAAACAAGCTTATAAATTAGATGAAGGACTTTGGAAATATAAACCATATACATTTATTCCCCATAATTTACTTGGAAAAGGACCAAAAAAAGGTGCTCCAATTGAAATTAGTTGGTCTAATAAAATTAGTAATAATCCATATGATGTTTTAATTGTTTTAAAGCTACATTTTATAAATTATTTTTCTAATTTTAATAAAATAATCGATTTTGTACCTTATGAAGATATTTTAATAAAATTAGCACGAGATCGTTACATAGCTTATCGTAATATAGGTTTTCATTTAGTTACAAAAATACCAAAATATTATTAATTAATTACATAAATTTTACAAATAAATAATAAATATTATATTTTTAAAATAAAATTATATAATTATGAAAATAAAATATTAATATTAAAAAAAATAAAAAATATTTTTTAAAATTTTAATAATTTATATTTATATGATTTATTATCAAATATATTAAAAGATATAAAAATAACATATTAAATTTTAAATAAAAAATTCATTATATCACCATCTTTAACGATATAATTTTTACCTTCTAAACGAATTTTACCAAATTCTTTAGCACCTTGTTCACCATTATACATAATAAAATCTTTATATGAAATAACTTGTGTACGAATAAACCCTTTTTCAAAATCAGTATGAATTTTTCTAGCAGCTTGTATAGCAGTAGAACCAATAGAAATAGTCCAAGCACGTACTTCTTTAATACCAACAGTAAAATAAGTCTGTAAATTAAGTAAATTATAACTAGAATAAATTATTTGATTTATATTCGATTTTTCTGAATTACATATTGAAATAAATTCGTAACAATTTTTATTATTTAATTTAGATATATTTAACTCTCTTTGGGCACAAATTACCACAACTAATGAACCTTCAATTGTAGCAATTTTTTGTATATCTTCTAAATATTTATTATTTTTTAAATTTTTTTCTTTAATATTAGCAATATATATAGTCGGTTTTAATGTTAAAAAATTTAAATAATAAATTATTTTTTTATCTTCCAGACTTAAATTTAATACACGTAACATAATAGATTGTTCTAAATATGATTGACATCTTTCTAATATCATTAATTCATATTTAGAATTCTTATCTCCAGTTTTAACTTTTTTATATACATAATTAATAGCACGTTCACATACATCAAGATCAGATAATATTAATTCAGTATTAATTATTTTAATATCTTTAATTGGATTAATTTTATCATATAAATGAATAATATTTTCATCTTCAAAACAACGAACTACATGACAAATAGCTTTAGTTTCTCGAATATTTTTTAAAAATTTATTACCCAAACCTTCTCCTTTTGATGCACCTTCTACTAATCCAGCAATATCCACAAACTCCATAATAGTAGGAATAATACGCTTAGGTTTAACAATATTCGCTAATTTATTTAAACGTAAATCAGGAATAAATACTGTACCTATATTAGGTTTAATAGTACAAAATGGAAAATTAGCTACTTTAGCATTTAATTTAGTTAAAGCATTAAATAATGTAGATTTTCCTACATTAGGTAAACCTATAATTCCACATTTAAATCCCATATATTTCACCTTTAATATAAATAATTAATTTTAAAGATTTGAATTTCAAAAAAATATCATATAAATTATTATATAATAATATTTTTAATAATTATATTATAATATAATATAAAATATTTTTAATAAAAAAATAAAATATTTATATAATTTATATAAAATCTTAATATTTTAATTAAATTAAAATTTAAATTAATAAAAAAAACACTATTTAATATATAAAAATTATTTATATATATAAAACATAAATTTATTAAAAAATTATAAAAGGAATATATATGTTTAGTGGTATTATACAAGATATTGTTCCATTAATTGGTATTTCTGAAAAAAATAATTGTCGTACTCATATAATTAAAATGTCTTCTAATTTATTATCTGGATTGAAATTAGGATCTTCAGTGGCACATAATGGTTGTTGTTTAACAATTGTTTCTATAAAAGATAAAAAGGTTAGTTTTGATTTAATTAAAGAAACTTTAGATCTCACTAATTTAGGAAAATTAATATTAGGTGATAAAATTAACATTGAATGCGCAATAAAATATCATGAAGAAATTGGAGGGCATTTAATTTCTGGTCATATTATTTGTACAGCAGAAATAACTAAAATTTTAACTTCAAAAAATAATTATCAAATTTGGTTTCGTATATCAAATCAAAAATTGATGAAATATATTCATTATAAAGGATTTATTGCGATTGATGGTATTAGTTTAACTATCGGGGAAGTAATAAATAATTTATTTTGTGTATATTTAATTCCAGAAACATTAAAACGTACAACATTAGGTATAAAAAAATTAAATGATATAGTCAATATAGAAATTAATCAACAAACCCAGACAATAGTAGATACTATTGAACGTATTTTAACTATTAATAAAATAAAAAATAAAATTAATAATAAAATAGTATTTTAACTAAAAATATATTATTAAATTCAATAAATTAATGAAAAAAATTATTAATTTATTGAATTTAATAAATTATCTTTATATAATTATATATATTTTATATAAATAATTTGTTTTATATATCTATATCTATAATTTATATTATAAATATTATTTTTATATAATTATTATTTAGGAAAAAAACATGAAAATAATTACAACAATTGAAAAAATTAAATCTCAAATTTCTAAAAATTTAATATTATTATATATGAAAGGATCACCAGAATTACCAAAATGTGGTTTTTCTAAAAAAGCCGCACAAATATTAATTGATTGTAATGAACGTTTTGCTTATGTAGATATTTTAGAAAATGAAGATATTCGTACTGAATTACCAAAATATTCTAATTGGCCAACTTATCCTCAATTATGGATAAATAATAAATTAATTGGTGGTTGTGATATTATGATAGAAATGTATCAATGTGGTGAATTAAAAAAACTTATTCATAATACTATAAAAAAATATAATATAAATAAAAAATTAACTTCTTAATTAATATTAAATTTTATTAAACAAAATATTTTAATAAAATATAAATAAAAAATAAAATTAAATATATTTTAATATATTTAATTTTATTTAAATTTTATATAAATTATAATTTGGTAAAATTAATTCAATTTTTTAATATAATTAATTGCAATAAATACCTTACTAACTAATAAATACATAAAATAGCTTATATATTTTAATATATTAATGTAAAATTAATATTTATTTAAAATAAATAAATATAATAAATATTATAATATAAAAATATATTGTTATTAAACAAATATACTAATAATATAAAATTATTAAATATTTATATAAAACATAAAAATATTTTTTATAAATAATATTTAAAATTAAATTATAATTATAAGGAAAAAAATTGATATATATTTAATGTTGTTATAGCATAAATAATATGAATAAAAAAAAAATAATAAAAAATGTAAAAAAAAATATTATAAATATAATATTACATTTATTATTAATAATTTATATTAATTATCAACCAAAATTTATTTATGCTAATAATATTAATTATATTATTTCATCACCAAATTATATACATAATCAAAAATTTTATAATAAATTTAATTCCTTTTATAAAAAAAAATATAAATTATTATATAAAAAAAAATATAATAATATTTATAGAGTTAAAATAAATGATACTTTATTTCATATTTCTTTAATAACACATAATGATATTTTAGATTTAGCAAAATACAATAATTTAAAAAAACCATATATTCTTTATATTAATCAAAAAATTTATTTTTATAAAAAAAAAATAAATAATAAAAAAAATATATTAATAATTAATAAAAATATAAAAAAAAATATTTCTAATATTAAATTTAATATTAATAATTCTTATAATGTTATTTCTTCTTATTCAAATAATATATTTCCTTTAAATATAAATAAAAAAAATATTTTATCTATATCTATAATAAATACTAAATCTTTAATTATTAATCCAATAGATTATTCATATCGTTCTAAAAAAAAATCCATATATAATTGGAAATGGCCAACAAAAGGTAAAATTATTGATAATTTTTCTTCATTAGAAGGTGGAAATCAAGGAATTGATATTTCTGGATTTCGCGGACAACCTATTTTTGCTACTGCTGATGGTTTAGTGGTATATGTAGGTCATGCTTTAAATGGATACGGTAATTTAATAATTATTAAACATAATAATTATTATTTAAGTGCTTACGCTCATAATGATACAATATTAGTTAAAGAAAAACAAAAAGTTAAAGCTATTCAAAAAGTAGCTACTATGGGTAGTACTGGAACTAATTCAGTACGTTTACATTTTGAAATTCGTTATAAAGGTAAATCTATCAATCCATTAAATCTTCTTTCATTACAATAAATTATTTAAATAAAATTATATCCAATATATTAAGCAATAATTTTTATTACCACGTTTAAGTAAAGTATAATGATGAAATAAGCGATCACTATTAACAAAAACATATAATATATTAGATTGTTTTTTTCCATTAATACTTATTGCATTAGAATTTATCATTATTCTTGCTTGATTTTTAGAAGATGCTAATTTAGCGTAAACTAATGCTTGTCGTAAATCAATACCCCACACAAGTCTAATTACTGGTATACCATCTTGAATTAATTGAATAAAATCAGATTCAATCATATTATTTAATGTACCAGAAAATAAATTTTTACTTATACGTTTAGCAGAAGATGTTTTTATAGAACCATGAACAATATTAGTTACTATTTCCGCTAAAATATATTGAACTTTTAATATATTATTAGTATTTTTATTTATTTTTTTTAATTGATCGATTTCTTTTAAACTTAAAAAAGTAAAAAATTTTAAAAAACGATAAACATCAGAATCTGCTGTATTAATCCAAAATTGATAAAATTTATAAGGACTAGTTTTTTTTGGTGATAACCAAATTGTATTATCTTCTGTTTTACCAAATTTAATACCATTTGATTTAGTAATCAAAGGCATAGTTAAACCAAATACTAAATGTTTATGTACACGACGAGTTAAATCAATTCCTGAAATAATATTACCCCATTGATCAGAACCACCTATTTGTAATTCTACTTTATAACGATTATATAACTCACAAAAATCAAAACTTTGAAGTAAATTATAAGAAAATTCAGTAAAAGAAATACCAGAAGTATTATTTTTTAAACGCTGTTTAACTATTTCTTTACGAATCATTTGATTGATAGAAAAATGTTTACCAATATCACGTAAGAAATTTAATACTTTCATATTACCAAACCAATCATTATTATTAACAATCACTGCACTATTATTCGTATTATTAAAATCAAGAAACAAAGAAATTTGTTTATAAATTTTTTCTGTCCATTGATAAACTATTTCATTTGTATTTAATTTACGTTCTATTGATTTAAAACTTGGATCACCAATTAAACCAGTAGCCCCCCCAATTAATATAATTGGTTTATGACCTGCTAATTGAAAACGTTTTAAACATAAAAGTGGAATTAAATGACCTAAATGTAAACTATCAGAAGTAGGATCAAAACCACAATAAACAGAAATTGGTTTTTGTGATAATTTTTTTATTAAACCTTTTTCATTAGTTATTTGTGTTACTAATTCACGATCTTTTAATACTTTAATTATATTATCACTAATCATTAATTACTCCATTTTATATTTTTTTTTAAAAAATAATTTTTATTCTACTTAAAACTAATAAAATTAATATTACAATAAAAATAATTATTAATATAAAATAAAAATATTTAAAAATTCTATTTAAAATTATAAAATTTTTATTTTTAAGATAAAATAAAATAAATTTTCTAATATTATTTATTTTATTAAGATATAAATTAATTATATAAATCATATGTACTTATTATTTGTAATTCTAAAAAAATTAATTTTTACATAAAATATTTCTTTAAAAAATTAGTAATAACATTTAATTATTTTTAAATTTTTATTTAATTTTTAATATTTTTAAATAACTATTTTAATATTAATAACTATTAAAAAAAAAATCTAAAAATTAATTTAATTATTTTTATTTTATTATAAAAATAATTTAATATTTCAAACATAAAAAAGTTTATATTTTTTAAAATATTACTTACAATTCCATCTCATACCATATAAAAATAAACTAATATATAAATTATGATATAATTATTTTATTTTAAAATTATTGAAATTAATATAAAAATAATTCGTTATTCTGAAACTATTTCAATAAAACAATACATTAA from Serratia symbiotica includes these protein-coding regions:
- the tadA gene encoding tRNA-specific adenosine deaminase, which codes for MIKYSDSYWINIALKLAQYAQKEGEIPVGALLVLNNKIIGKGWNQSIKNNDPIAHAEIVALRHGAKILKNYRLLNTTLYSTLEPCIMCSGAVIHSRINRLVYGASNQKNGAVDSLINILHNPNIHHKIEIVSGVLKEKCIQKLNNFFILCRKKNKQNKNKILKLKK
- the rne gene encoding Ribonuclease E, partial (Shortened 3'-end; Intact S1 domain and RNase_E_G family HMM; Missing PNPase_C domain region spanning residues 1021-1061 (when compared against Escherichia coli K-12 MG1655) which is involved in the interaction with PNPase); its protein translation is MKRMLINATQQEELRIALVDGQCLYDLNIESSGYEQKKANIYKGKIIRIEPSLEAAFVDYSEERHGFLPLKEIAHEYFLNHYSLHNRPTIKDAVYEGQEVIVQVDKEERGNKGAALTTFISLAGSYLVLMPNNPRAGGISRRIIGDDRIELKEILSSLHLPEGMSLIVRTAGVGKSIDALQWDLSFRLKHWDTIKKVAKSRSASFLIHQESNVIIRAFRDYLRPDIGEIIIDNPKILNLAKEYIAILGRPDFSSKIKLYNSEVPLFSHFQIESQIESAFQREVRLPSGGSIVIDSTEALNAIDINSSRATRGGDIEETAFNTNLEAVDEISRQLRLRDIGGLIVIDFIDMTPLHHQREVENRLRELVRQDRARIQIGCISRFGLLEMSRQRLSPSLGESSHHVCPRCNGTGIVRDNESLSLSILRLIEEEALKENTKEVHAIVPVQVASYLLNEKRDTISAIEKCQAGVKAIIVPNDQMQTPQYSILRVRKGDQTTTLSYMLPKLYEEEIMKSLEDISQEYKRPKKSVLSSLPLITNISLSKNKSITTYLKLKASNNEPNLLSRFITSIKSLLTIDINSIILKEKTNNISSQIGKICKKSKLFNQNSDDFYKTKYSKKNKNNINNQLKKYNNKLNFNYNRKLENTFIIKKIISNDIRIISNNEKRNIKKYSKKYYHSREKKIQNLKKIINLDNINIFKKYNNQNMLYNKCNLVKNKIYIKSSDKKIDYIEKELLISKEPTKKIKKIKLINLEKNHQVLSKTLISQVKNVLSYNNTYNKKNILSHRLRRLPRHLYVSGQRRYGYCNDQYSLLLKSFMPLSFAVSSPELALGKVWIHYSIVKVTFIKKNNIEKITNYSI
- the rluC gene encoding Ribosomal large subunit pseudouridine synthase C, which codes for MNINNIKTQIITISDNAVNQRIDNFLFTYLKYIPKSRIYRLIRKGKIRVNKKRIKINYKLFINDMVRIPPLYLINKKKISLSIKLDKISSLTNYILYEDNHLLIINKPSGTAVHGGSGLKFGIIEGLRALRPKSHFLELVHRLDRDTSGILLIAKKRSALRFLHEQLRMKKIKKNYLALVIGKWESQCKTIKVPLLKKNSKNGKWIVYVNKQGKISETHFNIETSYKFATLIKATPITGRTHQIRVHAQYAGHPIAFDNRYGNYEYDKKLFGIDLKRIFLHAYSLHFKHPNTGKMMYIKAKIDKILFNFLQKINNIN
- the holC gene encoding DNA polymerase III subunit chi; translation: MKQVTFYLLQNNKIINKLNTYEALACDIASKYWRSGKRSLIICNNEKQAYKLDEGLWKYKPYTFIPHNLLGKGPKKGAPIEISWSNKISNNPYDVLIVLKLHFINYFSNFNKIIDFVPYEDILIKLARDRYIAYRNIGFHLVTKIPKYY
- the ychF gene encoding Ribosome-binding ATPase YchF, producing MGFKCGIIGLPNVGKSTLFNALTKLNAKVANFPFCTIKPNIGTVFIPDLRLNKLANIVKPKRIIPTIMEFVDIAGLVEGASKGEGLGNKFLKNIRETKAICHVVRCFEDENIIHLYDKINPIKDIKIINTELILSDLDVCERAINYVYKKVKTGDKNSKYELMILERCQSYLEQSIMLRVLNLSLEDKKIIYYLNFLTLKPTIYIANIKEKNLKNNKYLEDIQKIATIEGSLVVVICAQRELNISKLNNKNCYEFISICNSEKSNINQIIYSSYNLLNLQTYFTVGIKEVRAWTISIGSTAIQAARKIHTDFEKGFIRTQVISYKDFIMYNGEQGAKEFGKIRLEGKNYIVKDGDIMNFLFKI
- the ribC gene encoding Riboflavin synthase, which translates into the protein MFSGIIQDIVPLIGISEKNNCRTHIIKMSSNLLSGLKLGSSVAHNGCCLTIVSIKDKKVSFDLIKETLDLTNLGKLILGDKINIECAIKYHEEIGGHLISGHIICTAEITKILTSKNNYQIWFRISNQKLMKYIHYKGFIAIDGISLTIGEVINNLFCVYLIPETLKRTTLGIKKLNDIVNIEINQQTQTIVDTIERILTINKIKNKINNKIVF
- the grxD gene encoding Glutaredoxin-4, producing MKIITTIEKIKSQISKNLILLYMKGSPELPKCGFSKKAAQILIDCNERFAYVDILENEDIRTELPKYSNWPTYPQLWINNKLIGGCDIMIEMYQCGELKKLIHNTIKKYNINKKLTS
- the nlpD gene encoding Murein hydrolase activator NlpD, partial (Shortened 5'-end; Intact LysM domain and Peptidase_M23 family HMM; Missing signal peptide region) — protein: MNKKKIIKNVKKNIINIILHLLLIIYINYQPKFIYANNINYIISSPNYIHNQKFYNKFNSFYKKKYKLLYKKKYNNIYRVKINDTLFHISLITHNDILDLAKYNNLKKPYILYINQKIYFYKKKINNKKNILIINKNIKKNISNIKFNINNSYNVISSYSNNIFPLNINKKNILSISIINTKSLIINPIDYSYRSKKKSIYNWKWPTKGKIIDNFSSLEGGNQGIDISGFRGQPIFATADGLVVYVGHALNGYGNLIIIKHNNYYLSAYAHNDTILVKEKQKVKAIQKVATMGSTGTNSVRLHFEIRYKGKSINPLNLLSLQ
- the tyrS gene encoding Tyrosine--tRNA ligase; amino-acid sequence: MISDNIIKVLKDRELVTQITNEKGLIKKLSQKPISVYCGFDPTSDSLHLGHLIPLLCLKRFQLAGHKPIILIGGATGLIGDPSFKSIERKLNTNEIVYQWTEKIYKQISLFLDFNNTNNSAVIVNNNDWFGNMKVLNFLRDIGKHFSINQMIRKEIVKQRLKNNTSGISFTEFSYNLLQSFDFCELYNRYKVELQIGGSDQWGNIISGIDLTRRVHKHLVFGLTMPLITKSNGIKFGKTEDNTIWLSPKKTSPYKFYQFWINTADSDVYRFLKFFTFLSLKEIDQLKKINKNTNNILKVQYILAEIVTNIVHGSIKTSSAKRISKNLFSGTLNNMIESDFIQLIQDGIPVIRLVWGIDLRQALVYAKLASSKNQARIMINSNAISINGKKQSNILYVFVNSDRLFHHYTLLKRGNKNYCLIYWI